Proteins found in one Bacillus andreraoultii genomic segment:
- a CDS encoding IS256 family transposase, whose product MTQLQLTLNLEDLKVDVVNSNLNEVMKASLVLVLNQLMEQQRDDYIQALPYERTEGRTGHRNGYYDRSLTVSIGNLELKVPRTRDGQFSPTLFEKWQRKEQSFVLSMLEMVVNGVSTRKVKKVVKQLCGEEVSKSFISGLTEKLDAEVNKWAGRPLNVMYYKYIFTDAMYIKVREHNRVVSKAVYIAVGVNKQNKREIIGLKVSHAESKAGWNEFFAYLKARGLQSPSLIISDAHEGQKNAIRESFIGTTWQRCTFHFKKNLKDAMPKKGSKEVMDLIKDIFDAPGIKEARKLKEQFMETYEEDSLFSKAAKLLDEGFEDAIQFFNEPKSYRKSLRTTNNLERINQEVRRRDRVIRIYPNNQSAFRLIGAVLMDIEETLDSGGKKFLN is encoded by the coding sequence ATGACTCAATTACAGCTTACCCTAAATTTGGAGGATTTAAAAGTAGATGTAGTAAACTCAAATTTGAATGAAGTGATGAAAGCTTCTCTCGTTCTTGTACTAAATCAATTAATGGAACAACAAAGGGATGACTATATACAAGCACTTCCATACGAAAGAACGGAGGGGCGCACTGGGCATCGAAACGGTTACTATGACAGAAGTCTGACCGTATCCATAGGGAATCTTGAATTGAAAGTACCAAGAACACGAGATGGCCAGTTTTCGCCAACGTTGTTTGAGAAGTGGCAACGGAAGGAACAATCTTTTGTCCTTTCCATGTTGGAAATGGTGGTAAATGGTGTCTCTACTAGAAAGGTAAAGAAAGTAGTTAAACAACTATGCGGAGAAGAAGTATCAAAATCATTTATATCCGGACTAACTGAAAAGTTAGATGCAGAAGTGAATAAGTGGGCAGGGCGTCCGTTAAATGTGATGTATTATAAATATATTTTTACCGATGCCATGTATATTAAGGTGCGAGAACACAATCGAGTAGTCAGTAAAGCTGTCTATATTGCCGTAGGTGTGAATAAACAGAATAAAAGGGAAATTATCGGTTTGAAGGTTAGTCACGCTGAATCTAAAGCAGGATGGAATGAGTTTTTTGCCTATTTAAAAGCGAGGGGACTTCAATCTCCGAGCCTTATTATTTCCGATGCCCATGAAGGTCAAAAGAATGCCATTAGAGAGTCATTTATTGGTACGACATGGCAACGTTGTACTTTTCATTTCAAGAAGAATCTAAAAGATGCCATGCCTAAAAAAGGGTCAAAAGAGGTAATGGATTTAATAAAAGATATATTTGATGCACCTGGTATTAAGGAGGCAAGGAAATTAAAGGAACAATTCATGGAAACATATGAGGAAGATTCCCTTTTTTCAAAAGCAGCCAAGTTATTAGATGAGGGATTTGAAGATGCCATTCAATTTTTTAATGAACCAAAATCTTATCGGAAAAGTCTAAGAACGACCAATAATTTAGAAAGAATAAATCAAGAAGTTCGCCGGAGGGATCGGGTAATCCGGATTTATCCGAACAATCAATCAGCGTTCAGATTGATTGGTGCTGTTCTTATGGATATAGAGGAGACACTAGATTCTGGAGGAAAGAAATTTTTAAATTAA